One genomic window of Salvelinus alpinus chromosome 9, SLU_Salpinus.1, whole genome shotgun sequence includes the following:
- the LOC139530171 gene encoding transcriptional enhancer factor TEF-3-like isoform X1 — protein sequence MYGRNELIARYIKLRTGKTRTRKQVSSHIQVLARRKAREIQVKLKVRYDQHAKDKALQSMATMSSAQIISATAFQNKMALQGLSRPPYATAGGFWHGGLPGQPRGPEDIKPFSQQSYAMQASGPPPITGYESTAGLSMSPGTPPWQGRSIASSKLRMLEFSAFLEQPQDPETFNKHLFVHIGQSNPTFSDPYLEAVDIRQIYDKFPEKKGGMKELFEKGPPNAFFLVKFWVSQSKADLSANLQDDSSFFYGVSSQYESSENMIITSSTKVCSFGKQVVEKVETEYARFENGRYVFRIHRSPLCEYMINFIHKLKHLPEKYMMNSVLENFTILQVVTNRDTLETLLCIAYVFEVSTSEHGAQHHIYRLVKD from the exons GACGGAACGAGCTGATAGCACGGTACATCAAGCTACGCACAGGGAAGACACGGACAAGAAAGCAG gtgTCCAGTCACATCCAGGTGCTAGCGCGACGGAAGGCCCGGGAGATCCAGGTGAAGCTGAAGGTACGCTAC gacCAGCATGCCAAAGACAAGGCCCTCCAGAGTATGGCCACCATGTCCTCTGCCCAGATCATCTCCGCCACCGCCTTTCAGAACAAGATGGCTCTCCAGGGGCTGTCCAGGCCGCCGTATGCCACTGCCGGCGGG TTTTGGCATGGCGGCCTTCCAGGACAGCCTAGGGGTCCTGAAGA CATTAAGCCCTTTTCCCAGCAGAGTTACGCCATGCAAGCGTCCGGCCCGCCCCCCATAACAG GCTATGAGAGCACGGCAGGCCTGTCCATGTCGCCGGGTACCCCCCCGTGGCAGGGACGCAGTATCGCCAGCTCCAAGCTTCGCATGCTAGAGTTCTCTGCTTTCCTGGAGCAGCCTCAGGACCCAGAGACC TTTAACAAGCACCTGTTTGTGCACATCGGTCAGTCCAACCCCACCTTCAGTGATCCGTACCTGGAGGCAGTGGACATCCGGCAGATCTACGACAAGTTCCCTGAGAAGAAGGGAGGGATGAAGGAGTTGTTTGAGAAGGGGCCGCCCAACGCTTTCTTCCTCGTCAAGTTCTGGGTGAGTCAAAGCAAG GCTGATCTGAGTGCCAACCTGCAGGACGACAGCAGTTTCTTCTACGGCGTGTCCAGTCAGTACGAGAGCTCTGAGAACATGATCATCACCTCCTCCACCAAGGTCTGCTCCTTCGGAAAGCAGGTGGTGGAGAAAGTAGAG ACGGAGTATGCACGGTTTGAGAATGGGCGGTATGTGTTCAGAATCCACCGGTCCCCACTGTGTGAATACATGATCAACTTCATCCACAAGCTCAAACACCTGCCAGAGAAGTACATGATGAACAGTGTACTGGAGAACTTCACCATCCTACAG GTGGTGACCAACAGGGACACACTGGAGACCCTGCTGTGTATAGCCTATGTCTTTGAGGTGTCTACTAGTGAGCATGGAGCCCAGCACCATATTTACAGGCTTGTCAAAGACTGA
- the LOC139530171 gene encoding transcriptional enhancer factor TEF-3-like isoform X2: MYGRNELIARYIKLRTGKTRTRKQVSSHIQVLARRKAREIQVKLKVRYDQHAKDKALQSMATMSSAQIISATAFQNKMALQGLSRPPYATAGGFWHGGLPGQPRGPEDIKPFSQQSYAMQASGPPPITGYESTAGLSMSPGTPPWQGRSIASSKLRMLEFSAFLEQPQDPETFNKHLFVHIGQSNPTFSDPYLEAVDIRQIYDKFPEKKGGMKELFEKGPPNAFFLVKFWADLSANLQDDSSFFYGVSSQYESSENMIITSSTKVCSFGKQVVEKVETEYARFENGRYVFRIHRSPLCEYMINFIHKLKHLPEKYMMNSVLENFTILQVVTNRDTLETLLCIAYVFEVSTSEHGAQHHIYRLVKD; this comes from the exons GACGGAACGAGCTGATAGCACGGTACATCAAGCTACGCACAGGGAAGACACGGACAAGAAAGCAG gtgTCCAGTCACATCCAGGTGCTAGCGCGACGGAAGGCCCGGGAGATCCAGGTGAAGCTGAAGGTACGCTAC gacCAGCATGCCAAAGACAAGGCCCTCCAGAGTATGGCCACCATGTCCTCTGCCCAGATCATCTCCGCCACCGCCTTTCAGAACAAGATGGCTCTCCAGGGGCTGTCCAGGCCGCCGTATGCCACTGCCGGCGGG TTTTGGCATGGCGGCCTTCCAGGACAGCCTAGGGGTCCTGAAGA CATTAAGCCCTTTTCCCAGCAGAGTTACGCCATGCAAGCGTCCGGCCCGCCCCCCATAACAG GCTATGAGAGCACGGCAGGCCTGTCCATGTCGCCGGGTACCCCCCCGTGGCAGGGACGCAGTATCGCCAGCTCCAAGCTTCGCATGCTAGAGTTCTCTGCTTTCCTGGAGCAGCCTCAGGACCCAGAGACC TTTAACAAGCACCTGTTTGTGCACATCGGTCAGTCCAACCCCACCTTCAGTGATCCGTACCTGGAGGCAGTGGACATCCGGCAGATCTACGACAAGTTCCCTGAGAAGAAGGGAGGGATGAAGGAGTTGTTTGAGAAGGGGCCGCCCAACGCTTTCTTCCTCGTCAAGTTCTGG GCTGATCTGAGTGCCAACCTGCAGGACGACAGCAGTTTCTTCTACGGCGTGTCCAGTCAGTACGAGAGCTCTGAGAACATGATCATCACCTCCTCCACCAAGGTCTGCTCCTTCGGAAAGCAGGTGGTGGAGAAAGTAGAG ACGGAGTATGCACGGTTTGAGAATGGGCGGTATGTGTTCAGAATCCACCGGTCCCCACTGTGTGAATACATGATCAACTTCATCCACAAGCTCAAACACCTGCCAGAGAAGTACATGATGAACAGTGTACTGGAGAACTTCACCATCCTACAG GTGGTGACCAACAGGGACACACTGGAGACCCTGCTGTGTATAGCCTATGTCTTTGAGGTGTCTACTAGTGAGCATGGAGCCCAGCACCATATTTACAGGCTTGTCAAAGACTGA